From Oryctolagus cuniculus chromosome 17, mOryCun1.1, whole genome shotgun sequence, a single genomic window includes:
- the IFI35 gene encoding interferon-induced 35 kDa protein isoform X2 — protein MDPRPASVKLDVPFPVPEIPLVFHGHTQQDRGVPRTLVSNLRICCPLPGGSALVTFDDPKVAEQVLRQSKHRIDMEDCQLKVQVQPVQLPMVTTIQVCSEMSGQMVLVSGFPAGLQLGEEELLDKLEIFFGKTRNGGGDVETRELLHGSVVLRFAKEEVARRLCQIGEFKVPLGGKEVPLRVSPYTSGRIQEVKVTPQPVPRSVLVLNIPDILDGPELHDLLEIHFQKPTRGGGEVEALMVVPAGQQGLAVFTSEAR, from the exons ATGGACCCCAGACCCGCATCAGTGAAGCTAGAT GTCCCATTCCCAGTGCCTGAAATCCCCCTGGTGTTCCACGGACACACTCAGCAGGACAGAGGCGTCCCCAGAACTTTGGTTTCCAACCTACGGATCTGTTGCCCATTGCCGGGAGGCTCGGCCCTGGTCACCTTCGATGACCCCAAAG TGGCTGAGCAGGTGCTGCGACAAAGCAAGCACAGGATTGACATGGAGGACTGCCAGCTGAAGGTGCAGGTGCAGCCCGTGCAGCTACCCATGGTGACCACCATCCAG GTGTGCAGCGAGATGAGCGGCCAGATGGTGCTGGTCAGTGGCTTCCCCGCTGGCCTccagctgggagaggaggagctgCTGGACAAGCTGGAGATCTTCTTTGGCAAGACCAGGAACGGGGGCGGGGACGTGGAGACCCGGGAGCTGCTGCACGGGAGTGTGGTGCTGCGCTTTGCCAAGGAGGAAG TGGCCCGGCGCCTCTGCCAGATCGGCGAGTTCAAAGTGCCGCTGGGCGGGAAGGAGGTCCCGCTGAGAGTCTCTCCCTACACGAGTGGGAGGATCCAGGAGGTCAAG GTCACACCCCAGCCAGTGCCTCGCTCAGTGCTGGTGCTGAACATCCCGGACATCCTGGACGGCCCGGAGCTGCACGACCTCCTGGAGATCCACTTCCAGAAGCCCACgcgcgggggtggggaggtggaggcCCTGATGGTCGTGCCTGCGGGACAGCAGGGCCTGGCGGTTTTCACCTCGGAGGCGCGCTAG
- the RUNDC1 gene encoding RUN domain-containing protein 1 — protein MAAAEAAAEPVTVVAAAGPKAKNVEEEEEESLPPCEAVRWAPVGAVAEAGPGAAAFSEEAAAEEPGAAPGSPPDSPGRTLRRLRAERRRLDSALLALSSHFAQVQFRLRQVVRGAPAEQQRLLRELEDFAFRGCPHVLGYEGPGDPASDEGDGLPGDRPRLRGQDPSEQEKRDRLEAQREKQKKLILQLKTQLDDLETFAYQEGSYDSLPQSVVLERQRVIIDELIKKLDMNLNEDISSLSTEELRQRVDAAVAQIVNPARVKEQLVEQLKTQIRDLEMFINFIQDEVGSPLQTGGGQCECKASGKTGNGSSRTGSSRLPPGNSKMKAEDVRRARETGLHLMRRALAVLQIFAVSQFGCTAGQIPQSLWQRGQADRDYAPLLKRLEVSVDRVRQLALRHQPRDHVITSANLQELSLGGRDELTTAVRKELTVAVRDLLAHGLYASSPGMSLVMAPIACLLPAFSSAPEAMHPWELFVKYYHAKNGRAYVESPARKLSQSFALPVTGSAVVTPKQSLLTAIHVVLTEHDPFKRSADSELKALVCMALNEQRLVSWMNLICKSGSLIEPHYQPWSYMAHTGFESALNLLSRLSSLKFSLPVDLAVRQLKNIKDAF, from the exons ATGGCGGCTGCCGAGGCGGCTGCGGAACCGGTCACTGTGGTGGCGGCCGCTGGGCCGAAGGCTAAGAAcgtagaggaggaggaagaggagtcgCTGCCACCGTGCGAGGCGGTGCGCTGGGCCCCCGTGGGGGcggtggcagaggctgggcctggggcggCTGCCTTCTCGGAAGAAGCGGCGGCCGAGGAGCCTGGCGCGGCCCCGGGATCCCCCCCGGACTCGCCGGGCCGGACGCTGAGGCGGCTGCGGGCAGAGCGGCGGCGGCTGGACTCGGCACTGCTCGCGCTGTCCTCGCACTTCGCGCAGGTGCAGTTCCGCTTGCGCCAGGTGGTGCGCGGGGCGCCCGCGGAGCAGCAGCGCCTGCTGCGCGAGCTCGAAGACTTCGCCTTCCGCGGCTGCCCCCACGTCCTGGGTTACGAGGGGCCCGGAGACCCTGCCAGCGACGAGGGCGATGGGCTGCCGGGAGACCGGCCACGGCTGCGGGGCCAGGACCCG AGTGAACAGGAGAAGCGGGATCGCCTGGAAGCCCAGcgggagaagcagaagaagctGATCCTGCAGCTCAAGACCCAGCTGGATGACCTGGAGACGTTTGCCTACCAGGAGGGCAGCTACGACTCCTTGCCGCAGTCTGTGGTCCTGGAAAGACAGCGG GTGATCATAGATGAGCTCATAAAGAAGCTGGACATGAATCTGAATGAGGACATCAGTTCCCTGTCCACGGAAGAACTCCGTCAGCGTGTGGATGCAGCCGTGGCTCAGATCGTCAACCCAGCCCGAGTGAAAGAGCAGTTGGTTGAGCAGCTGAAAACCCAGATCCGAGACCTCGAGATGTTCATCAACTTCATTCAAG ATGAAGTGGGAAGCCCCTTGCAAACGGGTGGTGGACAGTGCGAGTGCAAGGCCAGCGGGAAGACAGGAAATGGGTCCAGCAGGACGGGGAGCAGCAGGCTGCCTCCAGGAAACAGCAAAA TGAAGGCAGAAGATGTGAGGAGGGCCCGGGAGACAGGGCTGCACCTGATGCGGCGAGCGCTGGCAGTGCTGCAGATCTTTGCCGTTAGCCAGTTTGGTTGCACCGCAGGCCAGATCCCTCAATCCCTGTGGCAGAGGGGCCAGGCCGACAGAGACTATGCACCCTTGTTGAAGAGGCTGGAGGTGTCTGTGGACAGAGTGAGGCAGCTGGCCTTGAGACACCAGCCGCGCGACCACGTCATCACCTCTGCCAACCTCCAGGAGCTctctctgggaggcagggatgagCTGACCACGGCTGTCCGGAAGGAGCTGACCGTGGCTGTGAGGGACCTGCTGGCCCACGGACTGTACGCCTCCTCCCCGGGGATGAGCCTCGTCATGGCCCCCATTGCTTGTTTGCTGCCAGCCTTCTCCTCAGCCCCCGAGGCCATGCACCCCTGGGAGCTCTTTGTAAAGTACTACCATGCTAAGAACGGCCGCGCATACGTGGAATCCCCAGCCCGGAAGCTCTCCCAGTCCTTCGCCCTGCCTGTTACAGGAAGCGCTGTTGTGACCCCCAAACAGAGCCTGCTGACGGCCATCCACGTGGTGCTGACAGAGCATGACCCTTTCAAGCGCAGTGCAGACTCGGAGCTGAAGGCCCTGGTGTGCATGGCGCTGAATGAGCAGCGCCTGGTGTCCTGGATGAATCTCATCTGCAAGTCAGGCTCTCTCATTGAGCCCCACTACCAGCCATGGAGCTACATGGCCCACACCGGCTTTGAGAGTGCCCTCAACCTACTCAGTCGCCTCAGCAGCCTCAAGTTCAGCCTCCCCGTGGACCTAGCCGTGCGCCAGCTCAAGAACATCAAAGATGCCTTTTAA
- the IFI35 gene encoding interferon-induced 35 kDa protein isoform X1, translating to MDPRPASVKLDVLHAFQEEQVRLQMRLQELRGKLKDSPKVKVPFPVPEIPLVFHGHTQQDRGVPRTLVSNLRICCPLPGGSALVTFDDPKVAEQVLRQSKHRIDMEDCQLKVQVQPVQLPMVTTIQVCSEMSGQMVLVSGFPAGLQLGEEELLDKLEIFFGKTRNGGGDVETRELLHGSVVLRFAKEEVARRLCQIGEFKVPLGGKEVPLRVSPYTSGRIQEVKVTPQPVPRSVLVLNIPDILDGPELHDLLEIHFQKPTRGGGEVEALMVVPAGQQGLAVFTSEAR from the exons ATGGACCCCAGACCCGCATCAGTGAAGCTAGAT GTGCTCCACGCCTTTCAGGAAGAGCAGGTCAGACTCCAGATGAGGCTGCAGGAGCTGAGAGGGAAGCTCAAGGACTCCCCCAAAGTCAAG GTCCCATTCCCAGTGCCTGAAATCCCCCTGGTGTTCCACGGACACACTCAGCAGGACAGAGGCGTCCCCAGAACTTTGGTTTCCAACCTACGGATCTGTTGCCCATTGCCGGGAGGCTCGGCCCTGGTCACCTTCGATGACCCCAAAG TGGCTGAGCAGGTGCTGCGACAAAGCAAGCACAGGATTGACATGGAGGACTGCCAGCTGAAGGTGCAGGTGCAGCCCGTGCAGCTACCCATGGTGACCACCATCCAG GTGTGCAGCGAGATGAGCGGCCAGATGGTGCTGGTCAGTGGCTTCCCCGCTGGCCTccagctgggagaggaggagctgCTGGACAAGCTGGAGATCTTCTTTGGCAAGACCAGGAACGGGGGCGGGGACGTGGAGACCCGGGAGCTGCTGCACGGGAGTGTGGTGCTGCGCTTTGCCAAGGAGGAAG TGGCCCGGCGCCTCTGCCAGATCGGCGAGTTCAAAGTGCCGCTGGGCGGGAAGGAGGTCCCGCTGAGAGTCTCTCCCTACACGAGTGGGAGGATCCAGGAGGTCAAG GTCACACCCCAGCCAGTGCCTCGCTCAGTGCTGGTGCTGAACATCCCGGACATCCTGGACGGCCCGGAGCTGCACGACCTCCTGGAGATCCACTTCCAGAAGCCCACgcgcgggggtggggaggtggaggcCCTGATGGTCGTGCCTGCGGGACAGCAGGGCCTGGCGGTTTTCACCTCGGAGGCGCGCTAG
- the IFI35 gene encoding interferon-induced 35 kDa protein isoform X3, with protein MDPRPASVKLDVLHAFQEEQVRLQMRLQELRGKLKDSPKVKVPFPVPEIPLVFHGHTQQDRGVPRTLVSNLRICCPLPGGSALVTFDDPKVAEQVLRQSKHRIDMEDCQLKVQVQPVQLPMVTTIQVCSEMSGQMVLVSGFPAGLQLGEEELLDKLEIFFGKTRNGGGDVETRELLHGSVVLRFAKEEGHTPASASLSAGAEHPGHPGRPGAARPPGDPLPEAHARGWGGGGPDGRACGTAGPGGFHLGGALGEGSPPQPLLRFSERPGSGPVLEISVLASRGQHPSLRWLPNSKSAHTPFLPCHFIQEREEA; from the exons ATGGACCCCAGACCCGCATCAGTGAAGCTAGAT GTGCTCCACGCCTTTCAGGAAGAGCAGGTCAGACTCCAGATGAGGCTGCAGGAGCTGAGAGGGAAGCTCAAGGACTCCCCCAAAGTCAAG GTCCCATTCCCAGTGCCTGAAATCCCCCTGGTGTTCCACGGACACACTCAGCAGGACAGAGGCGTCCCCAGAACTTTGGTTTCCAACCTACGGATCTGTTGCCCATTGCCGGGAGGCTCGGCCCTGGTCACCTTCGATGACCCCAAAG TGGCTGAGCAGGTGCTGCGACAAAGCAAGCACAGGATTGACATGGAGGACTGCCAGCTGAAGGTGCAGGTGCAGCCCGTGCAGCTACCCATGGTGACCACCATCCAG GTGTGCAGCGAGATGAGCGGCCAGATGGTGCTGGTCAGTGGCTTCCCCGCTGGCCTccagctgggagaggaggagctgCTGGACAAGCTGGAGATCTTCTTTGGCAAGACCAGGAACGGGGGCGGGGACGTGGAGACCCGGGAGCTGCTGCACGGGAGTGTGGTGCTGCGCTTTGCCAAGGAGGAAG GTCACACCCCAGCCAGTGCCTCGCTCAGTGCTGGTGCTGAACATCCCGGACATCCTGGACGGCCCGGAGCTGCACGACCTCCTGGAGATCCACTTCCAGAAGCCCACgcgcgggggtggggaggtggaggcCCTGATGGTCGTGCCTGCGGGACAGCAGGGCCTGGCGGTTTTCACCTCGGAGGCGCGCTAGGGGAGggctctcctccccagcccctgctgcggTTCTCAGAGCGCCCGGGGTCGGGGCCGGTGCTAGAGATCTCCGTGCttgccagcagggggcagcatccCAGTCTGCGATGGCTGCCGAACAGTAAAAGTGCCCACACACCCTTTCTTCCATGTCATTTCATTCAGGAAAGGGAGGAAGCCTGA
- the RPL27 gene encoding large ribosomal subunit protein eL27: MGKFMKPGKVVLVLAGRYSGRKAVIVKNIDDGTSDRPYSHALVAGIDRYPRKVTAAMGKKKIAKRSKIKSFVKVYNYNHLMPTRYSVDIPLDKTVVNKDVFRDPALKRKARREAKVKFEERYKTGKNKWFFQKLRF, encoded by the exons ATGGGCAAGTTCATGAAACCCGGGAAAGTGGTGCTGGTCCTGGCCGGACGCTACTCGGGACGCAAAGCCGTCATCGTGAAG AACATTGACGATGGCACCTCGGACCGCCCCTACAGCCACGCTCTGGTGGCCGGAATTGACCGCTACCCCCGGAAAGTGACAGCCGCCATGGGCAAGAAGAAAATCGCCAAGCGGTCTAAGATCAAGTCTTTTGTGAAAGTTTATAACTACAATCACCTCATGCCCACCAG GTACTCTGTGGATATTCCCTTGGACAAAACCGTGGTCAACAAGGATGTCTTCAGGGACCCCGCTCTTAAACGCAAGGCCCGACGAGAGGCTAAGGTCAAGTTCGAAGAGAG GTACAAGACCGGCAAGAACAAGTGGTTCTTTCAGAAGCTGCGGTTTTAG